A stretch of the Tachyglossus aculeatus isolate mTacAcu1 chromosome 6, mTacAcu1.pri, whole genome shotgun sequence genome encodes the following:
- the LOC119929787 gene encoding protein bicaudal D homolog 2-like — MDQEKVVVLLRAEVERLSTELQETTQEKVQAAKYGLVVLEENADLKRRCGDLELELESQRLELKHVKEALAESYSNHKRATADGESREECLLQETASKEAKLTEKIEDLQTDIKQLRAHLSSTSAENDRLSAIIQDLKKECKGIETEKAQLKDEVKQYKVRENRQLQDCTELEEENISLQKQVSTLKENQVEFECLKHELKRREEEFEVLNGQLDEMARLKEISEQQLEEALESLKSEREQKNELRKELSGYGNYGSLRNLQVNLEELNQGDEDELDSGYANGGFSKLLGENMESTPGARNSLPPEPGLVSDLFSELSFTEIQKLKQQLLQIDGEKSTLANNIQELQKQLDGSKEALAKQQEQNSHLLERLKALDGPSEPSKVRLSCVQEQKDGDDGQWIELNSEELGIGPPSSQITLLKKELGELHQKYQNIEAKYREEADSWQAESQELAEKVRFYVRLGRQDQEVIADLESELRASRKQTSDFQEKLSLAQDELAAFTEELANMYHHICVCNNLIPNRVMLDYYKDGHATKAYVRKRKSSDLFGRTLFSPETGAGETGSGDQSPSSSCGSPCGSDFGDSNREPLNLTTLTAIIRDQIKHLQTALAVSWHHTSRETISSELEKDKDVLVEEIMKLKSLLSTKREQITTLRTVLKANKQTAEVALSNLKSKYENEKSLVSETMMKLRNELKTLKEDAATFSSLRTIFASRCDQYVIQLDEMQRQLAAAEDEKKTLNSLLRMAIQQKLALTHRLETLESNWTKPLSKSKFRNLKVT; from the exons ATGGATCAAGAAAAGGTCGTGGTCCTGTTGAGGGCTGAAGTGGAACGCCTGTCGACGGAGCTTCAGGAGACGACTCAAGAAAAGGTCCAAGCTGCTAAGTATGGGCTGGTGGTGCTGGAGGAAAACGCGGACCTCAAACGGAGATGTGGAGATCTGGAGCTAGAGCTAGAATCGCAGAGACTGGAGCTGAAGCACGTTAAAGAG GCATTAGCCGAGTCTTACAGTAATCATAAACGGGCCACAGCTGATGGGGAAAGCCGGGAGGAGTGCTTACTTCAGGAGACAGCTTCCAAAGAAGCCAAGCTGACAGAGAAAATTGAGGATTTACAGACTGACATTAAACAGCTGAGAGCCCACCTGAGTAGTACCTCTGCAGAAAATGACCGCCTCAGTGCCATAATCCAGGATCTTAAAAAG GAATGCAAGGGCATAGAGACTGAAAAAGCTCAATTGAAAGATGAGGTCAAACAGTACAAGGTCAGAGAAAATCGGCAGCTGCAGGACTGCACAGAACTGGAGGAAGAAAATATCTCCTTACAGAAGCAGGTTTCCACTTTGAAAGAGAACCAG GTCGAATTTGAATGCCTAAAACATGAactgaagagaagagaggaagaatttGAAGTACTCAATGGTCAACTGGACGAAATGGCTCGACTGAAGGAAATTTCTGAGCAGCAGCTGGAGGAGGCCCTAGAATCCCTCAAGAGTGAGCGGGAACAGAAGAACGAATTGCGCAAAGAGCTGTCTGGCTATGGTAACTATGGTTCCCTCAGGAACCTGCAAGTGAACCTGGAGGAACTGAATCAGGGTGATGAAGACGAACTGGACAGTGGATACGCCAACGGTGGCTTCAGTAAACTTCTTGGGGAGAACATGGAGTCCACCCCCGGGGCCAGGAACAGCCTGCCACCTGAACCTGGTTTAGTGAGTGATCTGTTCAGTGAGCTCAGTTTTACAGAGATTCAGAAACTGAAGCAACAGCTCCTCCAG ATTGATGGAGAAAAGTCGACTCTGGCGAATAATATACAAGAGTTACAGAAGCAGCTGGATGGCAGCAAGGAAGCCCTGGCGAAACAACAGGAGCAAAATAGCCACCTGCTTGAACGGCTAAAGGCTCTAGACGGGCCGTCTGAACCCAGTAAGGTGAGGTTGTCCTGTGTTCAAGAGCAGAAAGACGGGGATGATGGCCAATGGATCGAGCTGAACTCTGAGGAACTTGGGATCGGTCCCCCTAGTTCACAGATAACTCTCCTAAAGAAAGAACTGGGTGAACTTCACCAGAAATACCAGAATATTGAAGCCAAGtacagagaggaggcagacagCTGGCAGGCCGAGTCTCAAGAGCTGGCCGAGAAGGTGAGGTTCTACGTCAGATTGGGCAGGCAGGACCAAGAGGTCATCGCCGACCTCGAGAGCGAGCTTCGGGCCTCGAGGAAACAGACCTCGGACTTTCAGGAAAAACTCAGCCTGGCTCAGGATGAACTGGCAGCCTTTACTGAAGAGTTGGCTAACATGTATCACCACATCTGCGTGTGCAACAATTTAATTCCCAACCGGGTGATGTTGGACTACTATAAAGATGGCCACGCGACCAAAGCCTACGTGAGGAAGAGGAAATCTTCCGATCTCTTTGGGAGGACCTTGTTTTCCCCGGAGACGGGAGCTGGGGAAACGGGCAGTGGTGAccagtccccttcttcctcctgtgggTCACCTTGTGGTTCTGATTTTGGAGACAGCAACAGGGAACCCCTGAATCTGACCACTCTGACTGCCATCATTCGGGACCAGATAAAGCATCTCCAGACCGCGCTGGCAGTGTCGTGGCATCACACCTCCCGAGAGACCATCTCATCGGAGTTGGAGAAGGATAAGGATGTCCTGGTTGAGGAGATCATGAAGTTGAAGTCTTTGCTGAGCACAAAGAGAGAGCAAATCACCACCCTGAGGACTGTCTTAAAGGCAAACAAGCAG ACTGCTGAGGTTGCGCTCTCCAATCTGAAGAGTAAGTACGAAAATGAGAAGTCTTTAGTGTCGGAAacaatgatgaaactgaggaatGAACTGAAGACTTTGAAAGAAGATGCTGCTACATTTTCCTCCCTAAGGACAATATTTGCCAGCAG ATGTGACCAGTATGTCATCCAGCTGGATGAAATGCAAAGGCAGCTTGCCGCCGCGGAAGATGAGAAGAAAACGTTAAATTCTTTGCTGAGAATGGCCATCCAGCAGAAGCTAGCTTTAACCCATCGCCTGGAGACTCTGGAAAGCAACTGGACGAAGCCACTTAGCAAATCTAAGTTTAGAAACCTAAAAGTAACCTG a